The stretch of DNA CGATAAGATCCTGCGAAACAATACGATCCAACCCGGAGATAAGATCATCCTGACCAAACCGCTCGGACTGGGAGTTATCACCACCGGCATCAAAGCAGATATGACACCCCAGAGTGCAATCGAAGAAGCGACTTTCCAGATGAGTTTCCTGAATAAAACAGCATCCGAGATCGCGGTCGAGATCGGAGTGAATGCGATGACGGATGTCACCGGTTTCGGACTTCTGGGACATCTCTATGAAATGACAAATGATACAGTCTCGGTTCATCTTGAACTGAACAGCATTCCGATCATTGAAGAAGCTTTTGAATTGGCGGAAACCGGTTTGTTTCCCGGCGGTTCTTTCCGCAATGAGAGATATTTTAAACCAC from Candidatus Cloacimonadota bacterium encodes:
- the selD gene encoding selenide, water dikinase SelD; the encoded protein is DKILRNNTIQPGDKIILTKPLGLGVITTGIKADMTPQSAIEEATFQMSFLNKTASEIAVEIGVNAMTDVTGFGLLGHLYEMTNDTVSVHLELNSIPIIEEAFELAETGLFPGGSFRNERYFKPHVSLKCKSYTQHHLMLLYDAQTSGGLLISVPGDKADKLLDKLKLAGLEWSSIIGEVSDGKGRKIIIG